The following proteins are co-located in the Diaphorobacter sp. HDW4B genome:
- a CDS encoding GntR family transcriptional regulator yields MENIPRMALHEQVADRLRHMLVEGVIEPGAKLNEREICEVLNVSRTPLREAIKLLAAEGLVELLPNRGAVAARLDESDIISTFEVLATLEGMSGELAAERITEDELSEIQAMHYEMMACFARKNLAGYYDLNARIHAAINAAAKNPVLSQIYRSVNTRAHPVRFHTNHDENKWKLAAAEHSEMLDALAARDGAKLKRILVGHLENKRDAVLSQLREQTVSNAKKTTSAGKTKSAKVASDELTAD; encoded by the coding sequence ATGGAAAACATTCCCCGCATGGCGCTGCACGAACAGGTGGCCGACCGCCTGCGCCACATGCTGGTCGAAGGCGTGATCGAGCCCGGCGCCAAGCTCAACGAACGCGAGATCTGCGAGGTGCTCAACGTCTCGCGCACGCCGCTGCGCGAAGCCATCAAGCTGCTCGCCGCCGAAGGCCTGGTGGAACTGCTGCCCAACCGCGGTGCGGTCGCCGCGCGGCTCGATGAAAGCGACATCATCAGCACCTTCGAAGTGCTTGCCACATTGGAAGGCATGTCGGGCGAACTCGCCGCAGAACGCATCACCGAAGACGAACTCTCCGAAATCCAGGCCATGCACTACGAAATGATGGCCTGTTTCGCGCGCAAGAACCTCGCCGGCTACTACGACCTGAACGCCCGCATCCACGCCGCCATCAACGCCGCTGCCAAAAACCCCGTGCTCTCGCAGATCTACCGCAGCGTGAACACGCGCGCCCATCCCGTGCGGTTTCATACCAATCACGATGAGAACAAGTGGAAGCTGGCTGCGGCGGAACATTCCGAGATGCTCGATGCTTTGGCCGCGCGCGATGGTGCGAAGCTCAAGCGGATTCTGGTGGGGCATTTGGAGAACAAGCGGGATGCGGTGTTGTCGCAGTTGAGGGAGCAGACTGTCTCGAACGCGAAAAAGACTACATCCGCTGGCAAGACAAAGTCCGCCAAAGTCGCATCGGACGAACTGACTGCTGATTAA